One segment of Streptomyces sp. NBC_00576 DNA contains the following:
- a CDS encoding PaaI family thioesterase: MGEQQHVKFPQEVIDEYTALGIDVMAMFSAGHLGNRMGVQIVEASADRVVGTMPVEGNTQPYGLLHGGASAVLAETLGSVGAMLHGGSSKIAVGVDLNCTHHRGARSGLVTGVATPVHRGRSTATYEVVITDEADKRVCTARLTCLLRDAPAAG; encoded by the coding sequence ATGGGTGAGCAGCAGCATGTGAAGTTCCCGCAAGAGGTCATAGACGAGTACACGGCACTGGGTATCGACGTGATGGCCATGTTCTCCGCGGGACACCTGGGGAACCGGATGGGCGTCCAGATCGTCGAGGCGTCGGCCGACCGCGTCGTCGGCACGATGCCCGTCGAGGGCAACACACAGCCGTACGGGCTGCTGCACGGGGGCGCGTCCGCGGTGCTGGCCGAGACGCTCGGGTCGGTCGGGGCCATGCTGCACGGAGGCAGCTCGAAGATCGCCGTGGGTGTGGACCTGAACTGCACCCACCATCGCGGGGCCCGCTCCGGCCTGGTCACCGGCGTGGCCACGCCGGTGCACCGGGGGCGGTCGACGGCGACGTACGAGGTCGTGATCACGGACGAGGCCGACAAGCGCGTGTGCACGGCACGGCTGACGTGCCTGCTGCGGGACGCGCCTGCGGCGGGCTGA
- a CDS encoding transcriptional regulator — MYDIGTRKRALVLVGQGRSLNSVSKETGISRAAIRSWQTRMDPLPRMQVSPCVRCRPVPSHPEDTAAYSYLLGLYLGDGCISAHPRTGHYLRIACADAWPGLIDACEAAVQTLNPGKRAYRVQAQGYVSVVGYSAHWPCFFPQHGPGKKHERRIVLDDWQQAIVDSHPWEFIRGLVHSDGCRITNWTEKVIAGERKRYEYPRYFFTNLSADIRRLYTDTLDKVGVDWKQPNAQNISVARKASVALMDAHVGPKH; from the coding sequence ATGTACGACATTGGCACTCGCAAGCGAGCTCTGGTGCTGGTGGGTCAGGGACGCAGCCTGAACTCCGTCAGCAAGGAGACGGGGATATCCCGGGCCGCGATCCGCTCCTGGCAGACGCGAATGGACCCGTTACCGCGTATGCAGGTGAGCCCGTGCGTCCGATGTCGGCCTGTCCCGAGCCACCCCGAAGACACAGCCGCCTATTCCTACCTGCTTGGCCTGTACCTCGGCGACGGGTGTATCAGCGCCCATCCGCGCACGGGGCACTACCTGCGCATCGCGTGCGCGGACGCGTGGCCCGGTCTGATCGACGCGTGCGAAGCGGCCGTACAGACGCTCAACCCGGGAAAGCGCGCGTACCGAGTCCAAGCCCAGGGCTACGTTTCCGTGGTCGGCTACAGCGCCCACTGGCCCTGCTTCTTCCCACAGCACGGACCCGGCAAGAAGCACGAGCGCCGGATCGTTCTCGACGACTGGCAGCAGGCAATCGTCGACTCGCACCCATGGGAGTTCATCCGGGGACTCGTCCACTCCGACGGCTGCCGAATCACCAACTGGACCGAGAAGGTCATCGCCGGTGAACGCAAGCGCTACGAGTATCCGCGCTACTTCTTCACGAACCTCTCGGCCGACATCAGGCGGCTCTACACCGACACCCTCGACAAAGTCGGGGTCGATTGGAAACAACCGAACGCCCAGAACATCTCCGTCGCCCGCAAAGCCTCCGTAGCCCTGATGGACGCCCACGTGGGCCCGAAGCACTGA
- a CDS encoding branched-chain amino acid ABC transporter substrate-binding protein — MRQRSLVVLTSMLTTGALALTACGSRDESGGDSDKKTEIIIGVDAPLTGANSATGLGIQGGVQIAVDDANKNNTVPGVTFKVQALDDKAIPAQGQSNATALVSNDKVLGVVGPLNSGVATQMQQVFATANLVEISPSNTAPELTQGKNWQTAKSRPFKTYFRTATTDALQGGFAADYAYTTLKKRNVFVVDDKQTYGAGLAKLFKAGFTGSGGKVAGEDHVNTGDTDFSALVTKIKNSKADLVYYGGQYDESEKLTKQLKDGGAKIPLFGGDGMFTPTYIESAGKTSEGDLVTSVGAPVDSLPAAADFIKKYKASGLKGDYGTYGGYSYDAATAIIKAIGNVVKDGKVPDDARAQIVAEVQKTKFDGIAGPVAFDEYGDTTNKQLTVYQVVSGAWKAVKSGTFNG; from the coding sequence GTGCGTCAGCGTTCTTTGGTCGTACTCACCTCCATGCTCACCACCGGAGCACTCGCACTGACCGCCTGCGGTTCGCGCGACGAGAGCGGAGGCGACAGCGACAAGAAGACCGAGATCATCATCGGCGTCGACGCCCCGCTGACCGGCGCGAACTCCGCCACGGGCCTCGGCATCCAGGGTGGCGTGCAGATCGCCGTCGACGACGCCAACAAGAACAACACCGTTCCCGGCGTGACCTTCAAGGTCCAGGCGCTCGACGACAAGGCCATCCCGGCCCAGGGCCAGTCGAACGCCACCGCGCTCGTCAGCAACGACAAGGTCCTCGGCGTCGTCGGCCCGCTGAACTCCGGCGTCGCCACCCAGATGCAGCAGGTCTTCGCCACCGCCAACCTGGTCGAGATCTCGCCCTCCAACACTGCGCCCGAGCTCACCCAGGGCAAGAACTGGCAGACGGCGAAGTCGCGCCCCTTCAAGACGTACTTCCGCACCGCCACCACCGACGCCCTCCAGGGCGGCTTCGCCGCCGACTACGCGTACACCACGCTCAAGAAGCGCAACGTCTTCGTCGTCGACGACAAGCAGACCTACGGCGCGGGCCTGGCCAAGCTCTTCAAGGCCGGCTTCACCGGATCCGGCGGCAAGGTGGCCGGCGAGGACCACGTCAACACCGGCGACACGGACTTCTCGGCCCTCGTCACCAAGATCAAGAACTCCAAGGCCGACCTCGTCTACTACGGCGGCCAGTACGACGAGTCCGAGAAGCTCACCAAGCAGCTCAAGGACGGCGGCGCCAAGATCCCGCTCTTCGGCGGTGACGGTATGTTCACCCCGACCTACATCGAGTCCGCCGGCAAGACCTCCGAGGGTGACCTCGTCACCTCCGTCGGCGCACCCGTCGACTCCCTGCCCGCCGCCGCGGACTTCATCAAGAAGTACAAGGCCTCCGGCCTCAAGGGCGACTACGGCACCTACGGTGGCTACTCCTACGACGCCGCGACCGCCATCATCAAGGCGATCGGCAACGTCGTGAAGGACGGCAAGGTCCCGGACGACGCCCGCGCCCAGATCGTCGCCGAGGTACAGAAGACCAAGTTCGACGGCATCGCCGGCCCCGTGGCCTTCGACGAGTACGGTGACACCACCAACAAGCAGCTCACCGTCTACCAGGTCGTCTCCGGCGCATGGAAGGCCGTCAAGAGCGGCACGTTCAACGGCTGA
- a CDS encoding ABC transporter ATP-binding protein: protein MTRMTTTTATSPVLEATGVTMRFGGLTAVRNVDLTVNSGEIVGLIGPNGAGKTTFFNCLTGLYVPTEGKVSYKGTVLPPKPHLVTSAGIARTFQNIRLFANMTVLENVLVGRHTRTKEGLWSAILRGPGFRKAEATSRERAMELLEFIGLAHKADHLSRNLPYGEQRKLEIARAMASEPGLLLLDEPTAGMNPQETRATEDLVFAIRDRGMAVLVIEHDMRFIFNLSDRVACLVQGEKIVEGTSEVVQNDDRVIAAYLGTPFEGAPGAEEIAEVEAAEAAGAPSNTSTEGPAK from the coding sequence GTGACCCGCATGACCACCACCACGGCCACCAGCCCCGTCCTCGAAGCCACCGGCGTCACCATGCGCTTCGGCGGCCTCACCGCCGTACGCAACGTCGACCTCACCGTCAACAGCGGCGAGATCGTCGGCCTCATCGGCCCCAACGGCGCAGGCAAGACCACCTTCTTCAACTGCCTGACAGGCCTGTACGTCCCCACCGAAGGCAAGGTCTCCTACAAGGGCACGGTCCTCCCGCCCAAGCCCCACCTCGTGACCAGCGCCGGCATCGCCCGCACCTTCCAGAACATCAGGCTCTTCGCCAACATGACCGTCCTGGAAAACGTCCTCGTAGGCCGCCACACCAGAACCAAGGAAGGCCTCTGGTCGGCCATCCTCCGCGGCCCCGGCTTCCGCAAAGCCGAAGCCACCTCCCGCGAACGCGCCATGGAACTCCTCGAGTTCATCGGCCTCGCCCACAAGGCCGACCACCTCTCCCGCAACCTCCCCTACGGCGAACAGCGCAAGCTCGAAATCGCCCGGGCCATGGCAAGCGAACCCGGCCTCCTCCTCCTGGACGAGCCCACCGCCGGCATGAACCCCCAGGAGACACGGGCCACCGAAGACCTCGTCTTCGCCATCCGCGACCGAGGCATGGCCGTCCTCGTCATCGAGCACGACATGCGCTTCATCTTCAACCTGAGCGACCGCGTCGCCTGTCTCGTCCAAGGTGAAAAGATCGTCGAAGGCACCTCGGAAGTCGTCCAGAACGACGACCGCGTCATCGCCGCCTACCTCGGCACACCCTTCGAAGGCGCCCCCGGCGCCGAAGAGATCGCCGAAGTCGAAGCGGCCGAAGCCGCCGGAGCGCCGAGCAACACCAGCACGGAAGGACCCGCCAAGTGA
- the pyk gene encoding pyruvate kinase, which yields MRRAKIVCTLGPATDSYDQIKALVDAGMDVARFNLSHGTHAEHEVRYQHVRKAADETGRSIGLLADLQGPKIRLGRFTEGPVLLERGDTFTITVEEGIEGTQHICTTTYAGLATDVTPGERILVDDGKVCLEVTAVDGPRVHTEVVEGGVISDHKGLNLPGVAVSVPALSDKDETDLRWALRTGFDVVALSFVRSGRDIDDVHRIMDEEHRRLPVIAKVEKPQAVDAIDDIVAAFDGIMVARGDLGVEMPLEQVPIVQKRAIKLAKRNAKPVIVATQMLDSMIENSRPTRAEASDVANAVIDGTDAVMLSGETSVGKYAIETVRTMAKIVEAAEEDILAKGLPPLTERNKPRTQGGAVARAAAEMGDFLGAKFLVAFTQSGDTVKRLSRYRSPIPLLAFTPDPATRSQLTLTWGVETFLGPHVESTDAMVDQVDELLLKYGRCQKGDVVVITAGSPPGVSGSTNLVRVHHIGEDDSPK from the coding sequence ATGCGCCGAGCAAAGATCGTCTGTACCCTGGGCCCCGCCACCGACTCGTACGACCAGATCAAGGCACTGGTCGACGCCGGAATGGACGTAGCCCGCTTCAACCTCAGCCACGGCACCCACGCCGAACACGAGGTGCGCTACCAGCACGTCCGCAAGGCCGCCGACGAAACCGGCCGCAGCATCGGCCTCCTCGCCGACCTTCAAGGCCCGAAGATCCGACTCGGCCGCTTCACCGAAGGCCCCGTACTCCTTGAACGCGGCGACACCTTCACCATCACCGTCGAAGAAGGCATCGAAGGCACCCAGCACATCTGCACAACCACCTACGCAGGCCTCGCCACCGACGTCACCCCCGGCGAACGCATCCTCGTCGACGACGGCAAAGTCTGCCTCGAAGTCACCGCCGTCGACGGACCCCGCGTCCACACCGAAGTCGTCGAAGGCGGAGTCATCTCCGACCACAAAGGCCTCAACCTCCCCGGCGTAGCGGTCTCCGTCCCCGCCCTCTCCGACAAGGACGAAACAGACCTGCGCTGGGCGCTGCGCACCGGGTTCGACGTCGTCGCCCTCTCCTTCGTCCGCAGCGGCCGCGACATCGACGACGTCCACCGCATCATGGACGAGGAACACCGCCGCCTCCCCGTCATCGCCAAGGTCGAGAAGCCCCAGGCCGTCGACGCGATCGACGACATCGTCGCCGCCTTCGACGGCATCATGGTCGCCCGCGGCGACCTCGGTGTCGAGATGCCCCTGGAACAGGTCCCCATCGTCCAGAAGCGCGCGATCAAACTGGCGAAGCGCAACGCCAAGCCGGTCATCGTCGCCACCCAGATGCTCGACTCGATGATCGAGAACTCCCGCCCGACCAGGGCTGAAGCGTCGGATGTCGCGAACGCGGTCATCGACGGCACGGACGCGGTGATGCTGTCCGGCGAGACGAGTGTGGGCAAGTACGCGATCGAGACGGTCCGTACGATGGCGAAGATCGTGGAGGCGGCCGAGGAGGACATCCTGGCCAAGGGCCTCCCTCCCCTCACGGAACGCAACAAGCCCCGCACCCAGGGCGGAGCGGTGGCCCGTGCGGCGGCCGAGATGGGCGACTTCCTCGGCGCGAAGTTCCTGGTGGCGTTCACCCAGTCCGGCGACACGGTGAAGCGCCTGTCCCGGTACCGGTCCCCGATCCCGCTCCTGGCCTTCACCCCGGACCCGGCGACCCGGTCCCAACTGACGCTGACATGGGGAGTGGAGACGTTCCTCGGCCCGCATGTCGAGTCGACGGACGCGATGGTCGACCAGGTGGACGAGTTGTTGTTGAAATACGGGCGGTGCCAGAAAGGCGACGTGGTGGTGATCACGGCCGGCTCGCCGCCCGGGGTTTCCGGGTCCACCAACCTGGTGCGCGTGCACCACATCGGCGAGGACGACAGCCCCAAGTAG
- a CDS encoding branched-chain amino acid ABC transporter permease, whose amino-acid sequence MNTLPQQLANGLFLGSMYGLIAIGYTMVYGIVQLINFAHGEIFMTGGFGALTVYLFVLPDDTSMWLALPAMLIGGGLVSVLIAVGAERFAYRPLRGAPRLAPLITAIGLSLALQQAVFNWYPDAKTDRNFPQLDFGPWHLGSISVSSGSVFVIVAAPLCMAALALFVNLSRTGRAMQATAQDPDTAQLMGIDTNRIIVIAFAIGGFFAAVAAVAYGLRYGSVKYDMGFQMGLKAFTAAVLGGIGNIYGAMIGGLVLGLAETMATSYIDGIPGMQQLGGGGWASVWAFVLLILVLLFRPQGLVGERVADRA is encoded by the coding sequence GTGAACACTCTGCCGCAGCAGCTGGCCAACGGGCTGTTCCTCGGCTCGATGTACGGGCTGATCGCCATCGGATACACGATGGTGTACGGCATCGTCCAGCTCATCAACTTCGCCCATGGCGAGATCTTCATGACCGGCGGCTTCGGCGCACTCACGGTCTATCTCTTCGTCCTGCCCGACGACACATCCATGTGGCTAGCCCTACCAGCCATGCTCATCGGCGGCGGACTCGTCTCCGTCCTCATCGCGGTCGGCGCCGAACGCTTCGCCTACCGACCACTACGCGGAGCGCCACGCCTCGCACCACTCATCACCGCCATCGGCCTCTCCCTCGCCCTCCAGCAGGCCGTCTTCAACTGGTACCCCGACGCCAAGACCGACCGTAACTTCCCCCAGCTGGACTTCGGCCCCTGGCACCTCGGCTCCATCAGCGTCAGCAGCGGCTCCGTATTCGTCATAGTCGCCGCCCCCCTGTGCATGGCAGCCCTCGCCCTCTTCGTCAACCTCTCCCGCACCGGCCGCGCCATGCAGGCCACCGCGCAGGACCCCGACACCGCCCAGCTCATGGGCATCGACACCAACCGCATCATCGTGATCGCCTTCGCCATCGGCGGGTTCTTCGCCGCAGTCGCCGCAGTCGCCTACGGCCTGCGCTACGGCTCGGTCAAGTACGACATGGGCTTCCAGATGGGACTCAAGGCCTTCACCGCCGCCGTCCTCGGCGGCATCGGCAACATCTACGGCGCCATGATCGGCGGCCTCGTACTCGGCCTCGCCGAAACCATGGCCACCTCCTACATCGACGGCATCCCCGGCATGCAGCAGCTCGGAGGTGGCGGCTGGGCATCCGTCTGGGCCTTCGTCCTCCTCATCCTCGTACTGCTGTTCAGGCCACAAGGCCTGGTCGGCGAACGCGTCGCGGACAGGGCGTGA
- a CDS encoding ANTAR domain-containing response regulator: protein MTAPESPQPADAPDDDKSHVPPLTTRVVIAEDEALIRLDLKEMLEEEGYSVVGEAGDGEEAVELARLHRPDLVILDVKMPKLDGISAAEKIAEESIAPVLMLTAFSQRDLVERARDAGAMAYLVKPFSKSDVVPAIEMAVSRFNELRTLEKEIEDLTQRLETRKLVDRAKSVLQTEYGLSEPAAFRWIQKTSMDRRMSMQQVAEAVIADAEEKKAAKG from the coding sequence GTGACCGCCCCCGAGTCGCCCCAGCCCGCAGACGCGCCCGACGACGACAAGTCGCACGTGCCTCCGCTGACGACCCGTGTCGTCATTGCCGAGGACGAGGCGCTCATCCGGCTCGATCTCAAGGAGATGCTCGAAGAGGAGGGCTACTCCGTCGTCGGCGAGGCCGGTGACGGTGAGGAGGCCGTGGAGCTGGCCCGGCTGCACCGGCCCGACCTCGTCATCCTCGATGTGAAGATGCCCAAGCTCGACGGCATCTCGGCGGCCGAGAAGATCGCCGAGGAGTCCATCGCTCCGGTGCTGATGCTGACCGCGTTCTCGCAGCGCGACCTCGTCGAGCGGGCCAGGGACGCCGGGGCCATGGCGTACCTGGTGAAGCCGTTCAGCAAGAGCGATGTCGTGCCGGCGATCGAGATGGCCGTCTCGCGCTTCAACGAGCTGCGGACGCTGGAGAAGGAGATCGAGGATCTCACTCAGCGTCTGGAGACCCGCAAGCTGGTCGACCGTGCCAAGTCGGTCCTGCAGACGGAGTACGGGCTGTCCGAGCCCGCCGCGTTCCGGTGGATCCAGAAGACGTCGATGGACCGGCGTATGTCGATGCAGCAGGTCGCGGAGGCGGTCATCGCGGACGCCGAGGAGAAGAAGGCCGCCAAGGGCTGA
- a CDS encoding SIMPL domain-containing protein — MTSTPEHPTAVPYGTPDAPRIAVRGEAHLEVDPEIARIGITVGARGTDRRSALADLTRRNTTVLDLVKTYGDAVERLDTGAFSIAPELTKHGRGERVRAYHGRVHLTAELTDFTALGELTSKLADLDLTGVDGPWWALRPDSPAHRDARRQAVREAVQRAREYAEALGTTLAALVELADVGAEATQPMGYEAQSRSLHRAAFAGAAVADEAAPLDLEPQRQQVYAQVNARFTMVPPRL, encoded by the coding sequence ATGACCTCCACCCCGGAGCACCCCACCGCCGTCCCCTACGGCACCCCCGACGCCCCCCGCATCGCCGTCCGCGGCGAAGCCCACCTCGAAGTCGACCCCGAGATCGCCCGCATTGGCATCACGGTCGGCGCAAGGGGCACGGACCGCCGCTCGGCACTGGCCGACCTCACCCGCCGCAACACCACCGTCCTCGACCTGGTGAAAACATACGGCGACGCCGTGGAACGCCTCGACACAGGAGCCTTCTCCATCGCCCCGGAACTCACCAAACACGGCCGCGGAGAACGCGTCCGCGCCTACCACGGCCGCGTCCACCTCACCGCCGAACTCACCGACTTCACCGCCCTCGGCGAACTGACCAGCAAACTCGCCGACCTGGACCTCACCGGGGTCGACGGCCCCTGGTGGGCCCTGCGCCCCGATTCCCCGGCCCACCGCGACGCCCGCCGACAGGCAGTGCGGGAAGCGGTGCAACGGGCTCGCGAGTACGCGGAAGCCCTGGGCACCACCTTGGCGGCCCTGGTGGAACTGGCGGACGTGGGCGCCGAGGCCACACAGCCCATGGGGTACGAGGCCCAGTCACGCTCCCTGCACCGCGCGGCCTTCGCCGGCGCAGCGGTCGCGGACGAGGCGGCACCACTCGACCTGGAACCGCAGCGCCAACAGGTCTACGCACAGGTGAACGCCCGCTTCACCATGGTGCCGCCGCGGCTGTGA
- a CDS encoding branched-chain amino acid ABC transporter permease — MATTDKTTATPRGLIALPQSTARALIAIGAVGTIASTFMSWTYTSEFPGDLTYYGSPAGLQILALVAGILTLLYALTCWNVRGLNWLNPAGATAPVALAAASAFAVSWFTTIAIAVDLKGLVALDPGAYVAAISSLVALLGALALPRPGDTFKSYLTKPENIPAASSLPGWVERLVISAATALALVVFAYGIGVDPEASETFLGYLLLVVFGAWALLTAGLFDRISELNARHKGFATSMAFLAAALFPFVENDEHNANIGVNILVVATVALGLNIVVGLTGLLDLGYVAFLGVGAYAAALVSGSEFSRFSGVQFPFWAAMLTGMLASLVFGVLIGAPTLRLRGDYLAIVTLGFGEIFRITVNNLDGTSGPNVTNGPNGISMIPDLEIFGFNFGTSHDIGSITLGRFANYFLLMLIITAIVVVVFNRAADSRIGRSWIAIREDETAATAMGINGFRVKLIAFALGASLAGLAGTVSAHVGYSVNPAPYQFAGSVPPNSAFLLAAVVLGGMGTVNGPILGATLLYLLPEKLGFLKEYQLFAFGIALVVLMRFRPEGIIANRRRQLEFHETDQLDTPETGLPDTTVGVTKAGA, encoded by the coding sequence ATGGCAACCACCGACAAGACCACGGCCACGCCCCGCGGCCTCATCGCACTCCCCCAGAGCACCGCCCGCGCTCTCATCGCCATCGGCGCCGTCGGCACCATCGCCAGCACCTTCATGTCGTGGACCTACACGTCCGAATTCCCCGGGGACCTCACCTACTACGGCTCCCCGGCCGGACTCCAGATCCTCGCCCTCGTCGCCGGCATCCTCACCCTCCTGTACGCGCTCACCTGCTGGAACGTACGCGGCCTCAACTGGCTCAACCCGGCAGGCGCCACCGCGCCCGTCGCCCTCGCCGCCGCCTCCGCCTTCGCCGTCAGCTGGTTCACCACCATTGCGATCGCCGTCGACCTCAAGGGCCTCGTAGCCCTCGACCCCGGCGCCTACGTCGCCGCGATCTCCTCACTGGTGGCCCTGCTCGGCGCCCTCGCGCTCCCCCGGCCCGGCGACACGTTCAAGAGCTACCTCACCAAGCCCGAGAACATCCCCGCGGCGAGCAGCCTCCCCGGCTGGGTCGAACGCCTCGTGATCTCCGCCGCCACCGCCCTCGCGCTGGTCGTCTTCGCCTACGGCATCGGCGTCGACCCGGAGGCCAGCGAAACGTTCCTCGGCTACCTGCTGCTGGTCGTCTTCGGCGCCTGGGCACTGCTCACCGCCGGCCTCTTCGACCGCATCTCGGAACTCAACGCCCGCCACAAGGGATTCGCCACCTCCATGGCATTCCTCGCCGCGGCGCTCTTCCCCTTCGTCGAGAACGACGAGCACAACGCCAACATCGGCGTGAACATCCTCGTCGTCGCCACCGTCGCCCTCGGCCTCAACATCGTCGTCGGCCTCACCGGACTTCTCGACCTCGGATACGTCGCCTTCCTCGGCGTCGGCGCCTACGCCGCGGCCCTGGTCTCCGGCTCCGAGTTCTCCCGGTTCTCCGGCGTCCAGTTCCCCTTCTGGGCCGCCATGCTCACCGGCATGCTCGCCTCACTCGTCTTCGGCGTCCTCATCGGCGCCCCCACCCTGCGACTGCGCGGCGACTACCTCGCGATCGTCACCCTGGGCTTCGGAGAAATCTTCCGCATCACCGTCAACAACCTCGACGGCACCTCCGGCCCGAACGTCACCAACGGCCCCAACGGCATCTCGATGATCCCCGACCTGGAGATCTTCGGCTTCAACTTCGGGACCTCACACGACATCGGCTCGATCACCCTCGGCCGGTTCGCGAACTACTTCCTGCTGATGCTGATCATCACCGCGATCGTCGTGGTCGTCTTCAACAGGGCAGCGGACTCCCGCATCGGCCGCTCCTGGATCGCCATCCGCGAAGACGAGACCGCCGCCACCGCCATGGGCATCAACGGCTTCCGCGTCAAGCTCATCGCCTTCGCACTCGGCGCGTCCCTCGCCGGCCTCGCCGGCACGGTCAGCGCCCACGTCGGCTACAGCGTCAACCCCGCCCCCTACCAGTTCGCCGGCTCCGTCCCGCCGAACTCCGCCTTCCTGCTCGCCGCAGTAGTCCTCGGCGGCATGGGCACCGTCAACGGCCCCATCCTCGGCGCCACACTCCTCTACCTCCTCCCCGAGAAGCTCGGCTTCCTCAAGGAGTACCAGCTCTTCGCCTTCGGCATCGCACTCGTGGTCCTCATGCGCTTCCGGCCCGAAGGCATCATCGCCAACCGGCGCCGCCAGCTCGAATTCCACGAGACAGACCAACTCGACACCCCAGAAACCGGCCTCCCCGACACCACCGTCGGCGTCACCAAGGCAGGGGCGTGA
- a CDS encoding ABC transporter ATP-binding protein, giving the protein MTALLEVEDLKVAYGKIEAVKGISFTVEAGQIVTLIGTNGAGKTTTLRTLSGLLKPSSGRVLFDGKPITGVPAHKIVALGLAHSPEGRHIFPRLTITENLQLGAFLRTDKAGIEKDIQRAYDLFPILGERRKQAAGTLSGGEQQMLAMGRALMSQPKLLMLDEPSMGLSPIMMQKIMATIAELKASGTTILLVEQNAQAALSLADQGHVMEVGNIVLSGTGQHLLHDDSVRKAYLGED; this is encoded by the coding sequence GTGACCGCGCTGCTAGAGGTCGAAGACCTCAAGGTCGCCTACGGCAAGATCGAAGCCGTCAAGGGCATCTCCTTCACCGTCGAAGCCGGCCAGATCGTCACCCTCATCGGTACCAACGGCGCCGGCAAGACCACCACCCTGCGCACCCTCTCCGGGCTCCTCAAGCCCAGCAGCGGCCGCGTCCTCTTCGACGGCAAGCCGATCACCGGCGTCCCCGCCCACAAGATCGTCGCCCTCGGCCTCGCCCACTCACCCGAGGGACGCCACATCTTCCCCCGGCTGACGATCACCGAAAACCTCCAGCTCGGAGCGTTCCTACGCACCGACAAGGCAGGCATCGAGAAGGACATCCAGCGCGCCTACGACCTCTTCCCCATCCTCGGGGAACGCAGGAAGCAGGCCGCGGGAACCCTCTCCGGCGGCGAACAGCAGATGCTCGCCATGGGGCGCGCCCTGATGTCCCAGCCCAAACTGCTCATGCTCGACGAGCCCTCCATGGGTCTCTCCCCGATCATGATGCAGAAGATCATGGCCACCATCGCCGAACTCAAGGCATCCGGCACGACCATCCTCCTCGTCGAGCAGAACGCCCAGGCGGCGCTCTCCCTCGCCGACCAGGGACACGTCATGGAAGTCGGCAACATCGTGCTCTCCGGCACCGGCCAGCACCTGCTGCACGACGACTCGGTCAGAAAGGCGTACCTCGGCGAGGACTGA